In Pelosinus sp. UFO1, one genomic interval encodes:
- the fliB gene encoding flagellin lysine-N-methylase codes for MLTFKKILEPQYLKKFHCIASACQDSCCTGWDVVVDKATYDIYQQSQNILLKPMFHDHIMINIDSTGNSSYARIAMNNYVCPFLTEDRLCIIQKTLNEESLSITCDTYPRTFNNLDGLLERSLCVSCPSAAELVLMNEEPMQFNSSETVVLVRNNQIPVLNTGDDVNAKPYRYFQEIRNFIITLLQDRTYPLWQRLVILSVFCDRLDQVSAELYDEDIPYIIAYFKDKIQKGEFRESMDNAGDRSEIQLQVMRILIDHRLNGNFVSKKFLVYVNEFVKGLGGIDGICQETISLRYKEAYTTYYQPFMEKHEYVLENYLVNYVFKNLFPFRPQKSIYFDQKSIYTEYILLVIHYSLIKTLLIGIAGYHQENFNSKHVITLIQTFAKSIEHNLPYLKQAVQFIEASNMNNTSGMTILIKN; via the coding sequence ATGCTTACCTTTAAGAAAATACTTGAACCACAATACCTTAAGAAGTTTCATTGCATAGCATCCGCCTGTCAGGACAGTTGCTGTACGGGCTGGGACGTCGTTGTTGATAAGGCTACCTACGATATTTACCAGCAAAGTCAGAATATACTTTTAAAACCTATGTTTCATGATCACATTATGATCAATATTGACAGTACCGGGAACTCTTCCTATGCGCGAATTGCAATGAATAATTATGTTTGCCCATTTTTAACGGAAGATAGACTTTGTATAATTCAAAAGACATTGAATGAAGAATCGTTGTCTATAACTTGTGATACCTATCCACGCACTTTTAATAATCTTGACGGATTGCTGGAACGATCGCTGTGTGTATCATGCCCTAGTGCTGCTGAACTGGTGCTGATGAATGAAGAGCCAATGCAATTTAATAGTAGTGAAACCGTTGTTTTGGTTCGGAATAACCAGATTCCCGTATTAAATACTGGTGACGACGTGAACGCTAAACCATATCGCTACTTTCAGGAGATACGCAACTTCATTATTACTCTATTGCAAGATAGAACGTATCCACTGTGGCAGCGCTTAGTTATTCTCAGTGTGTTTTGCGACCGCCTCGACCAAGTTAGCGCGGAGTTATACGACGAAGATATTCCATATATTATTGCGTATTTTAAGGATAAAATTCAGAAGGGAGAATTCCGTGAGTCAATGGATAATGCTGGCGACCGGTCGGAGATACAACTGCAGGTAATGAGAATTCTAATTGACCATCGTTTAAATGGAAACTTTGTAAGCAAGAAGTTTCTTGTCTATGTGAATGAGTTTGTCAAAGGGCTTGGCGGTATCGATGGTATTTGTCAAGAAACAATTAGTTTGCGGTATAAAGAGGCATATACTACATACTATCAGCCGTTTATGGAAAAACACGAATATGTCCTAGAAAATTACCTAGTGAATTACGTATTTAAGAACCTGTTTCCCTTTAGGCCACAGAAGAGTATTTATTTTGACCAAAAGAGCATCTATACAGAATACATCCTATTGGTAATCCATTACTCCCTGATTAAAACTTTATTGATTGGCATCGCAGGCTATCATCAGGAGAATTTTAACAGCAAGCATGTGATAACGCTTATCCAAACATTTGCCAAGTCAATTGAACATAACCTGCCCTATCTTAAGCAAGCAGTGCAGTTTATTGAGGCGAGTAATATGAACAATACGAGCGGCATGACGATATTAATCAAGAATTAA